In the Lates calcarifer isolate ASB-BC8 linkage group LG24, TLL_Latcal_v3, whole genome shotgun sequence genome, one interval contains:
- the nell3 gene encoding uncharacterized protein nell3, with translation MVLLTSVLLLLLSWVSLHNTARAVAEICRGTHCYGGETGDPRPCTGAHCPGGRSSRPPRQFNPTTQGRAAQTAGSQHYQAYPSSPRAASEAYPAVQPLRGRHGDSGSSSSGGARMRAPEVLPAGCTDAECAALVKQFQPTNDTRDCRGIECRLPVRIRPKARAKSCVGEGCLAGSEESVSSAASQLPPVHLSDRAAQFLGDFPEFGYPSSELGGAPLGVQLTCDIKPGENEVPSEDALILHLQLAKGQEKLVEALRAQQMVIRDLQQKLADQQEALLSQQREILEQQRRMYEQMDVVKAQYGLLSDTVKQVSFQGLQGELQSYFESHLAGLQSQARSHLQKSYAVHKMDMDSKVMDAVGEANFPQPLLGCPSPCGSEEFCDFQRDPPQCEKCTMCPPGFFLISQCSPTADRMCQDRDECLELPNICGERVKCLNTPGGFRCLGVSEREAVMGLCGHDYFYNQELQECQACSDCDGEPVTVPCTAISDAVCGQPSESRLSQSWAANVAVPSARTSGTHIFPGLQLNIRGKESSDLLSNEAGKVTFLQHGLVWLDHNFAIKHSCRNFLQVGMRLNGSQEEEGQDLSGVRIEQPDGKYFQGVSVSSGVEVEPNHTFTLLLKSPNQHCNQSKDLHVYDITAPTFSLLWLSHDTGAVAMTAQMSLLVHYQTSYRPTFRMTSVSDPYMISLTHDNRGVRFTESGVVKFVLQHALYSMGHTCIREGFSLIAYTNRNGTGQEAMQAFKTGVNYRDTSITLSGAVSVDSRDTLSFEITSPSQCNIRYFGDSTGISMLSLIWIPSAVSSALTATVSRTGLPFGAVRNKPLLFQQISSDTPRVRLARSGEPNGRKNFIFLEKGTANIALNLKLIHSCNIVKLTLQRVGGPGQSGQAGPVAQQVSGYMPEGSEWASIGLRASFQVQNGTAVYVTLDCIRGRVNQITHEGGTNISILWVAV, from the exons ATGGTTTTACTAACATCAGTGCTGTTGCTGCTACTCTCTTGGGTATCACTGCACAACACCGCGCGAGCTGTCGCAGAGATTTGCCGGGGGACGCACTGCTACGGCGGGGAAACCGGCGACCCAAGACCGTGCACCGGAGCGCACTGTCCGGGGGGCAGATCCTCCAGACCGCCGCGGCAGTTTAACCCTACAACGCAGGGGAGAGCAGCGCAGACAGCTGGCAGCCAACACTACCAAGCGTACCCGAGCTCTCCAAGAGCTGCGTCGGAAGCTTATCCGGCCGTCCAGCCGCTCCGCGGGCGGCACGGAgacagcggcagcagcagcagcggcggcgcACGGATGCGAGCGCCCGAAGTTTTACCTGCAGGATGCACCGACGCGGAGTGCGCTGCTCTTGTGAAACAATTTCAACCCACAAACGACACCCGAGACTGTAGAGGGATCGAGTGCAGACTGCCTGTGAGGATACGGCCAAAAGCGCGAGCAAAGTCCTGTGTGGGAGAGGGATGTCTAGCCGGTTCAGAGGAGAGCGTCTCCTCTGCCGCCAGCCAGCTTCCTCCCGTCCATCTGTCCGACAGAGCCGCGCAGTTTCTGGGAGATTTTCCGGAGTTTGGATATCCGTCGTCGGAACTTGGCGGAGCGCCTTTGGGTGTTCAGCTCACATGTGACATCAAGCCAG GTGAGAATGAAGTTCCCTCAGAGGATGCCCTCATCCTGCACCTCCAGCTGGCCAAAGGGCAGGAGAAGCTGGTGGAGGCCCTGCGAGCCCAGCAGATGGTCATCCGCGACTTGCAGCAGAAGCTCGctgaccagcaggaggcgcttCTGTCCCAGCAGCGGGAGATCCTGGAGCAGCAGCGGCGCATGTACGAGCAGATGGATGTGGTGAAGGCCCAGTATGGCCTCCTCTCAGACACCGTCAAGCAGGTTTCCTTCCAGGGCCTGCAGGGTGAGCTGCAGAGCTACTTTGAGAGCCACTTGGCGGGTCTGCAGAGCCAGGCCCGCAGCCACCTGCAGAAGTCCTACGCTGTCCACAAGATGGACATGGACTCCAAGGTGATGGATGCGGTGGGAGAGGCTAATTTCCCCCAACCTCTGCTGGGATGCCCTTCACCCTGTGGATCAGAGGAGTTCTGTGATTTTCAGAGGGACCCACCTCAGTGTGAGAAGTGCACCATGTGTCCACCAGGCTTCTTCCTGATCTCACAGTGCTCTCCCACTGCAGACAGAATGTGCCAG GACAGAGACGAATGCCTTGAATTACCAAACATTTGTGGAGAGCGAGTGAAGTGCCTTAACACTCCAG GAGGGTTCAGGTGTCTGGGAGTTTCTGAGAGAGAAGCAGTGATGGGCTTGTGTGGCCATGACTATTTCTACAACCAGGAACTGCAGGAGTGCCAAGCCTGCTCAGACTGTGATGGAGAGCCTGTCACTGTTCCCTGCACAGCCATCAGCGATGCTGTCTGCGGCCAGCCCTCAGAGAGCAGACTCTCCCAGTCTTGGGCAGCAAATGTGGCAGTTCCCTCTGCCAGGACCTCTGGCACCCACATCTTCCCCGGGCTGCAGCTAAACATTCGAGGGAAGGAGAGCAGTGATTTACTGTCAAACGAGGCAGGGAAGGTGACCTTCCTGCAGCACGGCCTGGTGTGGTTGGATCATAACTTCGCGATTAAGCACAGCTGCAGGAACTTCCTCCAGGTGGGGATGAGGCTCAACGGgagccaggaggaggagggtcagGACCTCAGTGGTGTTCGCATCGAACAGCCCGATGGGAAATACTTTCAGGGAGTCAGCGTCAGCAGTGGTGTGGAGGTCGAGCCAAATCACAccttcactctgctgctgaagagTCCAAATCAACACTGCAACCAGAGCAAGGATCTCCATGTGTATGATATCACCGCTCCCACCTTCAGTCTGCTCTGGTTGTCTCATGATACCGGTGCTGTTGCTATGACAGCTCAGATGTCCCTGTTGGTTCACTACCAGACCAGTTACCGCCCAACTTTCCGTATGACCTCAGTGTCTGACCCCTATATGATCAGCCTGACCCATGACAATCGTGGGGTTCGCTTCACAGAGAGCGGTGTGGTAAAGTTTGTCCTTCAGCATGCACTGTACTCCATGGGCCACACCTGCATTCGAGAGGGTTTCTCCCTGATTGCATATACCAACCGCAATGGGACCGGCCAGGAGGCGATGCAGGCCTTCAAGACAGGCGTCAACTACAGGGACACCTCCATCACCCTCTCTGGTGCTGTGAGTGTGGACAGCAGAGACACTCTCAGCTTTGAGATCACATCTCCGTCCCAGTGCAACATCCGTTATTTTGGGGACAGCACTGGGATCAGCATGCTGAGCCTCATCTGGATTCCCTCTGCCGTGTCGTCAGCCTTGACTGCGACTGTGTCCAGGACTGGTCTTCCCTTCGGAGCGGTCAGGAACAAGCCGCTGTTGTTCCAGCAGATCAGCTCAGACACACCGCGGGTTCGTTTGGCCCGCTCAGGTGAGCCAAATGGCCGGAAGAACTTTATATTCCTCGAGAAAGGGACTGCAAACATAGCCCTCAACCTGAAGCTGATCCACTCCTGTAATATAGTAAAACTCACTTTGCAGCGAGTGGGGGGTCCAGGTCAGAGCGGGCAGGCAGGTCCTGTGGCTCAGCAGGTGTCTGGATACATGCCTGAAGGGAGTGAGTGGGCCAGTATAGGGCTGAGAGCCTCATTCCAGGTCCAGAACGGCACAGCTGTGTATGTCACTCTGGACTGTATCCGTGGACGAGTTAACCAGATAACACATGAAGGAGGCACTAACATTTCAATCCTCTGGGTTGCAGTGTGA